The Corynebacterium pseudopelargi genome contains a region encoding:
- a CDS encoding phosphoglyceromutase, whose amino-acid sequence MSNGKLILLRHGQSEWNASNQFTGWVDVNLTEKGEAEARRGGELLKQEGVLPEVVYTSLLRRAIRTANIALNAADRHWIPVVRDWRLNERHYGALQGLNKAETKDKYGEEQFMAWRRSYDTPPPALDNDSEYSQANDVRYADLDAVPQTECLKDVVERFVPYFEQEILPRAKKGETVLIAAHGNSLRALVKHLDNISDEDIAELNIPTGIPLVYELDAEGKVQNPGGTYLDPEAAAAGAAAVAAQGGK is encoded by the coding sequence ATGAGTAATGGCAAATTGATTCTTCTGCGTCACGGTCAAAGTGAGTGGAATGCATCCAACCAGTTCACCGGCTGGGTCGATGTAAACCTCACCGAAAAAGGCGAGGCTGAGGCTCGTCGCGGCGGCGAATTGCTCAAGCAAGAAGGCGTGCTGCCCGAGGTTGTATACACCTCGCTGCTGCGCCGCGCTATCCGCACCGCCAACATCGCGCTCAATGCCGCTGATCGTCACTGGATTCCCGTTGTGCGCGACTGGCGCCTCAACGAGCGTCACTACGGCGCGCTGCAGGGCCTGAACAAGGCAGAAACCAAGGATAAGTACGGCGAAGAGCAGTTCATGGCATGGCGTCGCTCCTACGACACCCCGCCGCCAGCACTCGATAACGACAGCGAATACTCCCAGGCCAACGACGTGCGCTACGCCGACCTGGATGCCGTACCCCAAACCGAGTGCCTCAAGGATGTTGTAGAGCGCTTCGTGCCCTACTTCGAGCAGGAGATCCTGCCGCGCGCAAAGAAGGGCGAAACCGTCCTCATCGCAGCGCACGGTAACTCCCTGCGCGCCCTGGTCAAGCACCTGGACAATATCTCCGATGAGGATATTGCAGAGCTGAACATCCCCACCGGCATCCCGCTGGTGTACGAGCTTGATGCCGAAGGCAAGGTACAAAACCCAGGCGGCACCTACCTCGACCCCGAGGCCGCTGCCGCTGGCGCCGCTGCTGTTGCAGCGCAGGGTGGAAAATAA
- the mshA gene encoding D-inositol-3-phosphate glycosyltransferase yields the protein MRIAMISMHTSPLQQPGSGDAGGMNVYVLSTACELARRGVQVDVFTRATRPSQGHVVEVEPGLRVINVVAGPYEGLSKEELPTQLAAFAGGILQFVRCEQLHYDLIHSHYWLSGQVGWLLRDLWQAPLVHTAHTLAAVKNTHRTSNDTPESDARRICEQQLVDNADILVVNTPEETNDLVRHYDAEPEKVAVIAPGADVELFTPGKQRNTELARRNLGIPLHTKVVAFVGRLQEFKGPQVLLKAVAELFRRDPDRDMRVLLCGGPSGAQATVEHYTELARSLGICHRVRFLDPRPAEELVAIFQAADVVAVPSYNESFGLVAIEAQACGTPVIAARVGGLPIAVDDGTTGVLVEDHEPGHWADAIASLLDDDQRRIAMGVAAREHAMQFTWARAAEELEQVYGQALALSVDSCVQRKPEGA from the coding sequence ATGCGCATCGCCATGATTTCTATGCACACTTCCCCCCTGCAGCAACCAGGTTCTGGCGATGCAGGGGGCATGAATGTTTATGTGCTCTCCACTGCCTGCGAATTGGCCAGGCGTGGTGTGCAGGTGGATGTTTTTACCCGCGCCACGCGCCCAAGCCAAGGGCATGTGGTGGAGGTAGAGCCCGGTTTAAGGGTGATCAATGTGGTGGCAGGCCCGTATGAGGGCTTGAGTAAAGAGGAATTACCCACCCAGTTGGCGGCCTTTGCTGGCGGGATTTTGCAATTTGTTCGTTGCGAGCAGCTTCACTATGACCTCATCCATTCCCACTATTGGCTTTCTGGGCAGGTGGGTTGGCTGCTGCGTGATCTGTGGCAAGCCCCGCTGGTCCATACTGCGCACACCTTGGCGGCGGTGAAAAACACCCATCGCACCTCCAATGACACGCCTGAGTCTGATGCGCGGCGCATCTGTGAGCAGCAGTTGGTAGATAATGCGGATATTTTGGTGGTGAATACCCCGGAAGAAACCAATGATCTGGTGCGCCACTATGATGCGGAGCCTGAGAAGGTGGCGGTGATTGCCCCTGGTGCCGATGTGGAGCTGTTTACCCCCGGCAAGCAGCGCAATACTGAGCTGGCTCGTCGTAATTTGGGTATTCCGCTGCATACCAAGGTGGTGGCCTTTGTGGGGCGGCTGCAGGAATTTAAAGGCCCGCAGGTGCTGCTCAAGGCCGTCGCTGAGCTTTTCCGCCGCGACCCTGATCGCGATATGCGCGTGCTTTTGTGTGGTGGGCCTTCGGGTGCTCAAGCCACGGTGGAGCACTACACGGAACTTGCCCGCTCACTTGGTATTTGCCACAGGGTGCGCTTTTTAGATCCTCGCCCCGCCGAGGAGCTGGTGGCCATTTTCCAGGCGGCTGATGTGGTGGCGGTGCCTTCCTATAACGAGTCCTTTGGGCTGGTGGCTATCGAGGCGCAGGCCTGCGGTACTCCGGTGATTGCGGCTCGCGTGGGTGGTTTGCCCATCGCCGTCGACGATGGCACCACGGGTGTGCTGGTAGAAGATCATGAACCAGGTCATTGGGCAGACGCTATTGCTTCCTTGCTTGACGACGACCAACGTCGCATCGCCATGGGTGTGGCAGCCAGGGAGCATGCCATGCAATTCACCTGGGCGCGGGCTGCAGAAGAACTTGAGCAGGTCTATGGCCAAGCGCTTGCCCTGAGCGTGGATAGCTGCGTGCAGCGCAAACCCGAAGGGGCTTAA
- a CDS encoding D-hexose-6-phosphate mutarotase gives MSNDNAETPSLLSHAGMRISPAGGHVTSASTGHGELFYLSSKANIGVGESIRGGVPVIAPWFGGLLGQSPSHGWARRELWSVEQQPKGFVAKLRHEDICLELRTRREDEELSITLQAINRGSRPTTAQFALHPYFAVGDIQSTVLRGLGGTRALNQLSGEEYSLPKELRIQGEFDVIAHESRRVVIDDGVRRIVVSPIGADATVVWNPGEQQAAAIEDIGPGEWRNFVCVEPALLGDGLKGVRLRSGDAATVGMRIHVEE, from the coding sequence ATGTCCAATGACAATGCCGAAACTCCCTCATTGCTTTCCCATGCAGGCATGCGCATCAGCCCGGCCGGCGGGCACGTCACCAGCGCAAGCACAGGTCACGGCGAACTCTTCTACCTCTCAAGCAAGGCCAATATTGGCGTAGGCGAATCCATCCGAGGCGGTGTACCGGTGATTGCCCCCTGGTTTGGTGGCTTGCTTGGCCAAAGCCCATCACATGGCTGGGCGCGCCGGGAACTGTGGAGCGTTGAACAGCAGCCGAAGGGATTCGTGGCGAAGTTGCGCCACGAAGATATCTGCCTTGAGTTGCGCACCCGCAGGGAGGATGAGGAACTCAGTATTACCCTCCAGGCCATCAATCGAGGATCTCGGCCCACCACGGCGCAATTTGCTTTGCACCCCTATTTTGCGGTGGGGGATATCCAATCAACGGTGTTGCGTGGCCTCGGCGGCACCCGCGCACTAAACCAGCTCAGCGGCGAGGAGTACTCCTTGCCCAAGGAGCTGCGGATCCAAGGTGAGTTCGATGTGATTGCCCATGAGTCACGCCGCGTGGTGATCGACGATGGCGTGCGCCGGATCGTGGTCTCGCCGATTGGGGCAGATGCCACCGTTGTGTGGAACCCCGGCGAGCAACAAGCCGCGGCCATAGAGGATATTGGCCCTGGTGAATGGCGCAATTTTGTGTGCGTTGAACCAGCACTTCTCGGCGATGGCCTCAAAGGGGTGCGGCTTCGCAGTGGTGATGCGGCCACGGTGGGGATGCGCATTCACGTGGAGGAATAA
- a CDS encoding long-chain-fatty-acid--CoA ligase has translation MSALEKKSWLQYYGDWTPPTLEYGDTTLLDIYDHNLEINANKPATYFFGRQMTYGELDKRVRSAAAGLRALGVRPGDHVAIVLPNCPQHIAAYFAVLKLGATVVEHNPLYTAHELEGPFKDHKARVAIVWDKAASTLEKLRRTTPLETIVSVNMIDAMPSVQRFALKLPVPMIRKQRDALSADAPNTVPWNVLIGPALGGNGDDVVSCPEVTKDSVALVLYTSGTTGAPKGAQLTHGGLFANLLQGKAWVQGLGDQDERLLGALPMFHAYGITIVLNLAVYIGGEIVLLPAPQIPLIMKIMKKHTPTWVPGVPTLYQKIVEAAEAKNISISGVRNSFSGASTLPTDTVERWERLTGGLLVEGYGLTETSPIIVGNPMSSDRRPGYVGIPFPDTEIRIANPENLDETMPDGEEGEVLVRGPQVFAGYLNNPEATEASFHDGWYRTGDVGIMEPDGFIRLVARIKEVIITGGFNVYPAEVEEVLRSHPDIVEATVVGLPRGDGSEQVVAAITLNAGAALDPEGMKEYCRENLTRYKVPRTFYHFEELPKDQLGKVRRRDVQEELLKKLKR, from the coding sequence ATGTCAGCGTTAGAAAAGAAATCATGGCTGCAGTACTACGGCGATTGGACTCCCCCAACGCTGGAGTATGGCGATACCACCTTGTTGGATATCTACGATCACAACCTCGAGATCAACGCCAATAAGCCAGCCACCTATTTCTTTGGCCGCCAGATGACGTATGGCGAACTTGATAAGCGCGTGCGTTCCGCGGCTGCTGGCCTGCGCGCCCTGGGCGTGCGACCCGGCGATCATGTGGCCATCGTGTTGCCCAACTGCCCCCAGCACATCGCCGCCTATTTTGCCGTGCTCAAATTGGGCGCCACCGTGGTAGAGCACAACCCCTTGTACACCGCCCACGAGCTTGAAGGACCGTTTAAAGACCACAAAGCTCGCGTGGCCATCGTGTGGGATAAAGCAGCCTCCACCCTAGAAAAGCTGCGCCGCACCACCCCGCTGGAAACCATCGTTTCGGTGAACATGATCGACGCCATGCCCTCGGTGCAGCGCTTTGCGCTGAAACTGCCAGTGCCGATGATTCGCAAGCAACGCGATGCCCTGAGCGCCGATGCCCCCAATACCGTGCCGTGGAATGTGCTGATCGGCCCTGCTCTTGGCGGCAATGGTGACGATGTTGTCTCCTGCCCCGAGGTAACAAAAGATTCGGTGGCCTTGGTGCTCTATACCTCCGGCACCACCGGCGCACCCAAGGGTGCCCAACTCACCCACGGCGGGCTATTTGCCAACCTGCTCCAGGGCAAGGCCTGGGTGCAAGGCCTAGGCGATCAAGACGAGCGCCTCCTGGGAGCACTACCAATGTTCCACGCCTATGGCATCACCATCGTGTTGAACTTGGCGGTATATATCGGCGGCGAGATCGTGCTGCTGCCTGCACCGCAGATCCCGCTGATTATGAAGATTATGAAGAAGCACACCCCCACCTGGGTTCCCGGTGTGCCCACCTTGTATCAGAAGATCGTGGAAGCAGCAGAGGCGAAGAATATCTCCATCTCTGGTGTGCGCAACTCCTTCTCCGGCGCCTCCACCTTGCCCACCGACACAGTGGAGCGCTGGGAGAGGCTCACCGGCGGGCTGTTGGTTGAAGGCTATGGGCTGACAGAAACCTCGCCGATTATCGTCGGAAACCCGATGAGCTCGGATCGTCGCCCAGGCTATGTGGGTATTCCTTTCCCCGATACCGAAATCCGCATTGCCAATCCAGAGAATCTGGATGAAACGATGCCAGATGGCGAGGAAGGCGAGGTGCTGGTTCGCGGCCCGCAGGTCTTTGCAGGCTACCTGAATAACCCGGAGGCCACCGAGGCCAGCTTCCACGATGGTTGGTATCGCACCGGCGATGTGGGAATCATGGAGCCGGATGGATTTATCCGCCTGGTGGCACGCATTAAAGAGGTGATTATCACCGGCGGGTTCAATGTGTATCCGGCTGAAGTAGAAGAGGTATTGCGAAGCCACCCCGACATCGTGGAGGCCACCGTGGTGGGCCTTCCCCGTGGCGATGGCTCCGAACAGGTGGTTGCTGCTATTACCCTCAACGCCGGTGCAGCACTCGACCCGGAGGGCATGAAGGAATACTGCCGCGAAAACCTCACCCGCTATAAGGTTCCGCGCACCTTCTACCACTTTGAAGAACTGCCGAAGGATCAGCTAGGCAAGGTGCGCCGCCGCGACGTGCAAGAAGAGCTGCTGAAAAAGCTCAAGCGCTAA
- a CDS encoding UDP-N-acetylmuramate dehydrogenase yields the protein MANTLLDPHYEEIFEQAASLSSVTRGLEPFAQLTTLHLGGTPLSSFRCFSQQAAVEVIKLFDAHQIPLLVVGGGSNLVVADGEVPLAAVILDFDGIDIDAPSARLRAEAGAVWDEVVATAVAAGLGGIECLSGIPGSAGATPVQNVGAYGCEIADVLVEVTLYDRQHGRIVKAAASELDLAYRYSNLKFTQRAVVLDITLQLHSDGLSAPLRFGELARTLGAEPEQRLPIADVREAVLGLRRGKGMVYQESDHDTWSAGSFFTNPIVSSAQASEVRSKVAAKLGEEAAEAMPAFEVAGGIKLSAAWLIDKAGFHKGYPGPQAPVRLSTKHTLALSNRGNANTADLVALAREIRGGVAEVFGVTLEPEPVWVGVSI from the coding sequence GTGGCAAATACATTGTTGGATCCTCACTACGAAGAAATCTTCGAGCAGGCGGCGTCTCTTAGCTCCGTCACTCGTGGCCTAGAGCCCTTCGCGCAACTGACTACCTTGCACCTTGGCGGCACGCCGCTTTCGAGCTTTCGCTGCTTTTCTCAGCAGGCTGCGGTGGAGGTAATCAAGCTTTTCGACGCCCACCAGATCCCCTTGCTGGTGGTTGGCGGAGGGTCCAACCTGGTGGTTGCCGATGGCGAGGTGCCATTGGCCGCTGTGATCCTCGACTTCGACGGCATCGACATCGACGCCCCCAGTGCGCGCCTTCGCGCTGAGGCGGGCGCTGTGTGGGATGAGGTTGTGGCTACGGCGGTGGCTGCAGGTTTGGGTGGCATTGAGTGCCTTTCTGGTATCCCCGGCAGCGCTGGTGCCACCCCGGTACAAAATGTGGGCGCCTACGGCTGCGAGATTGCCGATGTACTGGTCGAGGTCACCTTGTACGACAGGCAACATGGCCGGATTGTCAAGGCAGCCGCTTCCGAGCTGGATCTTGCCTACCGTTACTCCAACCTGAAATTCACCCAGCGTGCGGTCGTGCTGGATATCACCTTGCAGCTACACAGCGATGGCCTTTCCGCACCCTTGCGCTTCGGGGAATTAGCGCGCACCCTCGGCGCCGAGCCGGAGCAGCGCCTGCCCATTGCCGATGTGCGCGAGGCGGTGCTGGGGCTTCGTCGTGGCAAGGGCATGGTGTACCAGGAATCGGATCACGATACCTGGTCTGCTGGCTCTTTCTTTACCAACCCCATTGTCAGTAGCGCCCAGGCAAGCGAGGTGCGCTCAAAGGTGGCCGCCAAGCTCGGCGAAGAGGCAGCAGAGGCTATGCCCGCTTTTGAGGTTGCCGGTGGCATCAAGCTTTCGGCGGCCTGGCTCATTGATAAAGCGGGCTTTCACAAGGGATACCCAGGCCCGCAGGCCCCGGTGCGGCTTTCCACCAAGCACACTCTCGCGTTAAGCAACCGCGGAAACGCCAACACCGCGGATCTCGTGGCGTTGGCCCGGGAAATCCGCGGTGGGGTGGCCGAAGTCTTTGGTGTGACTTTAGAGCCTGAACCGGTGTGGGTAGGGGTAAGTATTTAG
- a CDS encoding DUF2505 domain-containing protein yields the protein MTTRSENTVTIAQPANKVHEALTNADYWAYVTQHLSPEPGQVHEFSEADGGAVATLFEVLPQELLPEAVRGMISQSLKVKRVVNVGALEGDNAKHSYTADVKGTPVDFKGEISMRGEGDSTVLDYANEVTVNIPFMGGAIEPKVAEALGELFNNEGNLTEQWIKENL from the coding sequence ATGACGACACGAAGCGAGAACACCGTAACCATCGCACAACCGGCGAATAAGGTGCACGAAGCACTCACCAACGCCGACTACTGGGCCTACGTCACCCAGCACCTTTCCCCCGAACCCGGCCAGGTTCACGAGTTCAGCGAAGCAGACGGCGGCGCAGTAGCCACCCTGTTTGAAGTGCTCCCCCAGGAACTGCTGCCCGAAGCTGTCCGCGGCATGATCAGCCAATCGTTGAAGGTGAAGCGAGTAGTCAACGTTGGTGCACTCGAAGGCGATAACGCCAAGCACTCCTACACCGCCGATGTAAAAGGCACCCCTGTGGACTTCAAAGGTGAAATCAGCATGCGCGGCGAAGGCGATAGCACCGTGCTCGACTACGCCAACGAAGTCACCGTGAACATCCCCTTCATGGGCGGCGCCATCGAACCGAAGGTAGCCGAAGCACTCGGTGAGCTCTTCAACAACGAAGGCAACCTCACCGAGCAGTGGATCAAAGAAAACCTCTAA
- a CDS encoding class I SAM-dependent methyltransferase: MADHAHNKRAEFARAGRLSRPIGVVTRGTTNQNRLRRCDRWMANNPAIQRLLNHATDPLAIDLGYGASATTTVEWAGWLRRIRPDIAVLGLEIAPERIQPAQHGVHFGLGGFELAGHNPHLVRAFNVLRQYDVSQVHDAWHTVCSRLAPGGLFIEGTCDELGRRSTWITLDAHGPRSLTLAWDPLHTDYPSALAERLPKVLIHRNVPGEKIHSLLQRLDRAWDHTAAMAPFGPRQRWRETQRMVAEELGIAPQRRRLSDNLLEVPWSLVAED; encoded by the coding sequence ATGGCCGACCATGCCCACAATAAGCGAGCCGAATTCGCCCGGGCTGGTCGGCTTTCGCGTCCCATCGGCGTAGTAACCAGAGGCACCACCAACCAAAACCGGCTGCGGCGCTGCGATCGATGGATGGCCAATAACCCCGCAATACAACGCCTCCTCAACCACGCCACCGACCCGCTGGCCATCGACTTAGGCTACGGGGCATCAGCTACCACCACCGTGGAATGGGCAGGCTGGCTCAGACGCATCCGCCCCGACATTGCCGTGCTTGGGCTAGAAATCGCACCCGAACGAATCCAACCGGCACAACACGGCGTGCACTTTGGCTTAGGCGGCTTTGAGCTTGCAGGCCACAACCCACACCTGGTGCGGGCTTTTAATGTGCTGCGCCAATACGACGTAAGCCAGGTCCACGATGCCTGGCACACGGTATGCAGCAGGCTTGCCCCCGGTGGGCTGTTTATAGAGGGCACCTGCGATGAGCTGGGCAGAAGAAGCACCTGGATCACCTTAGATGCCCACGGCCCTCGCAGCCTCACACTGGCCTGGGATCCGCTGCACACCGACTACCCCTCCGCGCTTGCCGAGCGCCTGCCCAAGGTGCTGATCCACCGCAATGTGCCGGGTGAGAAGATCCATAGCCTGCTCCAGCGCCTCGATCGCGCCTGGGATCACACAGCAGCGATGGCCCCATTTGGGCCAAGGCAACGATGGCGAGAAACCCAACGCATGGTGGCCGAAGAGCTCGGCATTGCACCGCAACGCCGGCGCTTAAGCGACAATCTTTTAGAAGTGCCCTGGTCGCTGGTTGCAGAGGATTAG
- a CDS encoding LmeA family phospholipid-binding protein: protein MSKSSSGIFKVVLSILAVLLIVLIGSEFGARWYVTKQIRDEVGQSADGREAEVSLGSSPLLLGMLQKDVKEVEITTPDTVKIERPADPNAVPSISGTPDAHIMIDHLDISDPDHLIAQQLQLTTQLSNEFLLANLQIYLDGALPQEPAPDANLLESLAGKLLQNTVSITDVQSHPQNGTMEVEVSNGAASVELEPRVKDGQLTFVAKNTSVLGFSLPSSVSDALTQAFKQAAGSIDVGLEFKGIKVLDNGMEVELEGHNIDLNELSAENNFGPSA from the coding sequence GTGAGCAAATCATCATCAGGAATTTTCAAAGTCGTGTTAAGCATCCTCGCGGTGCTGCTCATTGTGCTCATTGGCAGCGAATTTGGCGCCCGCTGGTATGTGACCAAGCAAATCCGCGATGAAGTTGGACAAAGTGCCGATGGGCGCGAAGCAGAAGTATCGCTCGGGTCCTCGCCGCTGCTGCTGGGCATGCTGCAAAAAGACGTCAAAGAGGTAGAGATCACTACCCCGGATACCGTCAAGATTGAGCGGCCTGCTGACCCCAACGCCGTGCCCAGCATCTCCGGCACACCAGATGCGCACATCATGATCGACCACCTCGATATCAGCGACCCCGATCACCTCATTGCCCAACAGCTGCAATTAACCACCCAGCTCAGCAATGAATTCCTCCTCGCCAACCTGCAGATCTACCTCGACGGCGCCCTACCCCAAGAACCAGCACCCGATGCCAACCTGCTGGAATCGCTCGCAGGCAAACTCCTGCAAAACACCGTGAGCATCACCGACGTACAGTCGCACCCCCAAAACGGCACCATGGAAGTAGAAGTAAGCAACGGGGCAGCAAGCGTAGAGCTTGAACCACGAGTCAAAGATGGCCAGCTCACCTTCGTGGCAAAGAACACCTCGGTTCTTGGATTCAGCCTCCCATCGAGCGTGTCCGATGCCCTAACCCAAGCCTTTAAACAAGCCGCAGGCAGCATCGACGTTGGCCTGGAATTCAAGGGCATCAAGGTGCTCGACAACGGCATGGAAGTAGAGCTCGAAGGCCACAATATCGACCTCAATGAGCTATCCGCCGAAAATAACTTCGGGCCTTCTGCCTAA
- a CDS encoding DUF2516 family protein, protein MTIASIYMLLRYAILIFKLLIVAAGAIGAVLSASTRGDAFQVADRQDKWVWVALLAGSAAVQLLPIPFLSWIGIVIIGLYWFDVRPQIKNILDGTYGW, encoded by the coding sequence ATGACTATTGCCTCTATTTACATGCTGCTGCGCTACGCCATCCTCATTTTCAAGCTGCTGATCGTGGCAGCCGGAGCCATTGGTGCAGTGCTCAGCGCTTCTACCCGCGGCGACGCCTTCCAGGTGGCCGACCGCCAAGATAAGTGGGTGTGGGTAGCACTGCTGGCAGGTTCAGCCGCAGTACAGCTACTGCCCATCCCCTTCCTCTCCTGGATCGGCATCGTGATCATCGGCCTGTACTGGTTCGATGTGCGCCCGCAAATCAAAAACATCCTCGACGGCACCTACGGCTGGTAA